A single Rhopalosiphum padi isolate XX-2018 chromosome 4, ASM2088224v1, whole genome shotgun sequence DNA region contains:
- the LOC132930110 gene encoding ankyrin-3-like isoform X2, with translation MPAAENGSLHPEKDMDLAPIINGMETLPKTKQADPATSYLRAARSGNLEKVLQLLESTGVDVNTANANGLNALHLAAKDGHVDIVKCLLQRGCSVNSVTKKGNSALHIASLAGQEEIVKVLVENNASINIQSHSGFTPLYMAAQENHCSIVELLLRNGANQLLVTEDGFSPLAVSMQQGHDKVVAILLENDTKGKVRLPALHIAAKKDDTKATSLLLQNDHNPDVTSKSGFTPLHIAAHYGNNNVASMLVQKGADVNFTAKHNITPLHVAAKWGKLNMVDLLIQLGANIEAKTRDGLTPLHCAARSGHDHVIERLLQTNTPRTLKTKNGLAPLHMAAQGDHVDAAKVLLTYKVPVDDVTVDYLTSLHVAAHCGHVKVAKTLLDHHADPDARALNGFTPLHIACKKNRIKVVELLLKHGASIEATTESGLTPLHVASFMGCMNIALVLVSHGAYPDASTVRGESPLHLAARANQSDLVRVLVRSGATVDSKARHGQTPLHVACRLGHTQIVTLLLQHGASVDTTTTDLYTPLHIAAKEGHDEVATALLESGSSLVLTTKKGFTPLHLAAKYGNITVASMLLEKGAPVNSQGRNGVTPLHVASHYNHQDTVFLLLDNGASPHMAAKNGYTPLHIAAKKNQLDVATTLLMNKSDANAESKAGFSPLHLSAQEGHEQMSELLLEHKSEINLQSKNGLTPLHLCAQEDKVNVASLLVDNNANINATTKTGFTPLHVASHYGQLNMVRFLLDKGAEVDVQTSSGYTALHQAAQQGHTVVITLLLQSKASPNIQNTQGQTPLNIAHRLGYISVVETLKVVSETTITTTTTSTIEEKYKVIAPESMQETFMSDSEDEGGGDDVLSVIMNDYGKPAHAQHIYLPYYQGRNVLHEDPMLNDQHQYRYMTVDDMKSLGDDSLKIDVTRDEKTDLVNDSAIANEYVSNTHYVSPQYSPNPSGVSLLSDNIDICRSPVNIGKSRWKNFLVSFLVDARGGAMRGCRQSGVRVIIPPRKAPSPMRVTCRYLRRDKMVNPPPLMEGEALASRILELGPAGAKFLGPVIIEVPHFASLRGRERELVVLRSENGTTWKEHSLEANEEAVQEVLNDSFEGEELRQIEDLRTSRIERILTLDFPQYFAIVSRLRQEIHPVGPEGGVMSSTVVPQVQALFPANALTKRIKVGLQAQPIPVELVAKLFGNRVAVSPVVTIEPRRRKFHKAITLTIPLPQATTKGMINQYSGDAPTLRLLCSMSGGQSKAQWDDVTGGTPLTFVKDCVTFTTTLSARFWLIDCRNVSQVKNIATQLFIEANYVPFMAKFVVFAKRTDVMEARLRVFCMTDDKEEKTLENQEHFVEVAKSRDVEVLQNKNVFVEFAGNLLPIFKTGEQLELNFTAFRENRLPFTVRIRDLEDTNVARILFMREPKVNRGDPAQTPLCVLNVTIPEDIVNVTTKSESDLLSLDRSYNFYDNGFEQVDTIRRADIRLSDISNMLGDNWPSLAAELGILQSDISIIQSEYPGNTQRQAMVMLKLWLQTFGQQATGNSLEKALRTINREDIVNLCIHNIEIVTDDMEKAVAKVQLDQSGFDSLKEELGPSRDGSLGRKTSLSNHKKVKQVESNNISQPINVDEELISALNKQMVVDKIVDKPKILDDKYAAEVKEYDSKTSNGVSFKVNTPPPSPTEQSDKTDKSKAASNSYDSNVSEVVDENIL, from the exons GCGGATCCTGCTACTTCATATTTAAGAGCTGCAAGATCAGGAAATTTAGAAAAAGTTTTACAATTACTTGAAAGTACTGGTGTTGACGTAAATACTGCAAATgct AATGGACTCAATGCACTCCATTTAGCTGCAAAAGATGGTCATGTAGatatagtaaaatgtttattacaaaGAGGATGTTCCGTAAATTCAGTAACCAAAAAAGGAAATTCTGCACTTCATATTGCATCATTAG ctgGCCAAGAAGAAATTGTTAAAGTGTTAGTAGAAAATAATGcatctataaatatacaatcgCATAGTGGTTTCACACCACTTTATATGGCTGCACAAGAAAATCATTGTAGCATTGTTGAATTACTTTTGCGAAATGGTGCTAATCAACTTTTAGTAACTGag gatggATTTTCACCATTAGCAGTATCTATGCAACAAGGCCATGATAAAGTTGTTgctatattattagaaaatgatACTAAAGGCAAAGTAAGATTACCTGCACTTCATATAGCGGCTAAGAAGGATGATACTAAGGCCACTAGCTTATTACTACAG AATGATCATAATCCTGATGTCACTTCTAAAAGTGGCTTTACTCCATTACACATAGCAGCACACTATGGTAATAACAATGTTGCTTCTATGCTGGTTCAAAAAGGGGCAGATGTAAATTTTACTGCTAAA cataatataacaCCATTACATGTAGCTGCTAAATGGGGAAAATTAAATATGGTTGATTTGCTAATACAATTGGGTGCTAATATTGAAGCTAAGACTCGAGATGGACTTACTCCTTTACATTGTGCAGCAAGGTCTGGACATGATCATGTTATTGAACGTTTATTACAAACTAACACTCCtagaacattaaaaacaaag aatggtTTAGCCCCTTTACACATGGCAGCTCAAGGCGATCATGTGGATGCGGCTAAAGTACTTTTAACTTACAAAGTCCCTGTGGATGATGTCACTGTTGATTATCTAACCAGTTTACATGTAGCAGCTCATTGTGGGCATGTAAAAGTGGCAAAAACACTGTTAGATCATCACGCTGATCCAGATGCTAGAGCATTAAATGGTTTTACGCCACTTCATATAGCTTGCAAAAAGAATAGAATTAAAGTCGTTGAACTTTTGCTAAAACATGGAGCATCTATTGAAGCAACAACAGaa tctgGCTTAACACCATTACATGTTGCCAGTTTTATGGGCTGTATGAATATTGCCCTTGTTTTAGTCAGTCATGGTGCTTACCCAGATGCTAGTACAGTTCGTGGAGAAAGTCCTTTGCATTTGGCTGCTAGAGCTAATCAGTCTGATCTTGTGAGAGTCTTGGTACGTTCTGGAGCAACAGTGGATTCTAAAGCAAGACATGGCCAAACACCACTTCATGTTGCATGTAGACTTGGCCATACTCAGATTGTTACATTACTCCTTCAACATGGTGCTTCAGTAGACACTACAACTACCGATTTGTACACACCTTTACATATAGCAGCTAAAGAAGGACATGATGAAGTGGCAACTGCTTTATTAGAAAGTGGAAGTTCTTTAGTGTTGACTACTAAAAAAGGGTTTACACCTCTTCATTTAGCTGCTAAATATGGGAACATTACAGTGGCTAGTATGCTTTTAGAAAAAGGGGCCCCAGTTAATTCTCAAGGCaga aaTGGCGTTACACCGTTACATGTGGCTAGTCACTATAACCACCAAGATACAGTATTCTTACTTCTTGATAATGGAGCATCGCCACACATGGCAGCTAAAAATGGTTACACACCGTTGCATATAGCTGCTAAGAAGAATCAG TTGGATGTTGCTACTACACTGTTGATGAACAAGTCAGATGCGAATGCTGAGTCTAAAGCTGGGTTTAGTCCGTTACACCTCAGTGCACAGGAAGGTCATGAGCAAATGTCTGAACTGTTATTGGAACACAAGTCTGAAATCAACCTACAGTCAAAG AATGGTTTGACACCTTTACATCTTTGTGCTCAAGAAGATAAAGTTAATGTTGCAAGTTTATTAGTTGATAATAATGCAAATATTAATGCAACAACTAAA ACTGGATTTACACCTTTACATGTAGCTAGTCATTACGGTCAACTCAACATGGTTAGATTTCTTTTAGATAAAGGTGCAGAGGTAGATGTTCAAACATCATCTGGTTATACAGCTCTTCACCAGGCTGCTCAACAAGGCCATACAGTTGTCATTACACTATTACTTCAGAGCAAAGCATCTCCAAATATTCAAAACACG CAAGGACAAACACCATTAAACATAGCTCACAGATTAGGATATATCAGTGTTGTAGAAACATTAAAAGTAGTTTCTGAAACAACTATAACCACTACAACCACTAGCACTATTGAAGAAAAATACAAGGTTATAGCTCCTGAATCAATGCAAGAAACATTTATGTCCGATTCTGAAGATGAAGGAG GTGGTGATGATGTCTTGTCGGTGATCATGAACGATTACGGCAAGCCGGCACATGCGCAACATATTTATCTTCCATACTATCAAGGTCGAAACGTACTAC atGAAGATCCGATGTTGAATGATCAACACCAATATCGCTATATGACGGTGGATGATATGAAATCATTAGGAgatgattcattaaaaatagatgTTACAAGAGATGAAAAAACAGATTTAGTTAATGATTCAGCCA TTGCCAACGAGTATGTAAGTAATACACATTATGTTTCACCCCAGTATTCACCCAACCCCTCTGGAGTTTCTTTACTATCTGACAACATTGACATCTGCCGTTCGCCTGTAAATATTGG AAAAAGCCGTTGGAAAAA tttctTAGTTAGTTTTTTGGTGGATGCCCGCGGAGGAGCAATGCGAGGATGCAGACAATCCGGTGTTAGAGTGATTATTCCACCACGAAAGGCTCCAAGTCCTATGCGAGTTACATGTCGATATTTGCGGAGAGACAAAATGGTCAACCCACCACCCTTGATGGAAGGAGAAGCATTAGCCAGTAGAATACTCGAACTTGGTCCAGCTGGAGCCAAATTTTTGGg acCTGTTATCATTGAAGTACCTCATTTTGCGTCATTGCGAGGAAGAGAAAGAGAGCTAGTGGTATTAAGATCAGAAAATGGTACGACATGGAAGGAACATAGTTTGGAAGCTAACGAAGAAGCTGTGCAAGAAGTACTCAATGATAGCTTTGAAGGAGAAGAACTCAGACAGATTGAAGACCTTAGAACTAGTCGCATTGAACGAATATTGACATTAGATTTTCCTCAATATTTTGCTATTGTTTCAAGATTACGTCAAGAAATACATCCTGTTGGTCCGGAAGGTGGAGTTATGTCTTCTACCGTTGTACCACAGGTGCAAGCATTATTTCCAGCCAATGCATTAACAAAACGTATAAAAGTTGGCTTACAA gCTCAACCTATTCCTGTTGAATTGGTAGCGAAATTATTTGGCAACCGTGTCGCAGTGTCTCCTGTTGTAACCATCGAACCTCGCAGAAGAAAGTTTCATAAAGCTATTACTCTGACTATTCCTCTGCCACAAGCAACTACTAAAGGAATGATAAACCAATATTCAGGCGATGCTCCTACATTGCGATTGCTTTGCAGTATGTCAG GTGGTCAGTCTAAAGCCCAGTGGGATGATGTTACTGGAGGAACACCATTGACTTTTGTCAAGGACTGCGTAACTTTTACGACTACTTTATCTGCAAGGTTTTGGCTGATAGACTGTAGAAACGTTAGTCAAGTCAAAAACATTGCAACACAACTTTTTATTGAAGCTAATTATGTTCCATTCATggcaaa GTTTGTAGTGTTTGCTAAAAGAACAGATGTTATGGAAGCACGTCTTAGAGTATTTTGCATGACAGACGATAAAGAAGAAAAAACATTAGAAAATCAAGAGCACTTTGTTGAAGTAGCCAAAAGCAGAGATGTTGAAGTgctacaaaacaaaaatgtatttgtggAGTTTGCTggtaatttattacctatatttaaaactgGCGAACAACTAGAATTAAATTTCACTGCTTTCCGTGAAAATCGTCTACCATTTACTGTTCGCATACGGGACCTGGAGGATACTAATGTCGCACGAATTCTGTTTATGCGTGAGCCCAAAGTAAATCGAGGTGATCCCGCACAAACACCTTTATGTGTATTGAACGTGACCATTCCTGAAGATATTGTTAATGTAACAACCAAATCTGAATCAGATCTATTAAGCCTTGATCGaagttacaatttttatgataatggtTTTG AACAAGTTGATACAATACGTAGAGCTGATATTCGTTTGTCAGATATTTCAAACATGCTGGGTGATAATTGGCCGTCTTTAGCAGCTGAACTAGGGATTCTTCAATCAGACATCAGTATTATCCAATCAGAATACCCAGGTAACACCCAACGACAGGCTATGGTCATGCTTAAGTTGTGGTTACAAACATTTGGACAACAAGCAACTGGGAATTCGCTAGAAAAGGCATTGCGAACAATCAATCGTGAAGATATAGTGAATTTGTGTATACACAATATTGAGATTGTAACTGATGATATGGAAAAAGCAGTAGCAAAAGTACAATTAGATCAGTCTGGATTTGATTCTCTAAAAGAGGAATTAGGACCATCCAGAGATGGATCTCTTGGTCGAAAAACTTCTCTTTCTAATCATAag AAAGTCAAACAAGtagaatcaaataatattagtcAACCCATAAATGTTGATGAGGAGTTAATAAGTGCTCTAAACAAACAGATGGTAGTTGATAAGATTGTGGATAAACCCAAAATACTAG ATGATAAGTATGCTGCGGAAGTTAAAGAATATGATTCAAAGACATCTAATGGTGTATCATTCAAAGTAAACACACCTCCACCAAGCCCAACTGAGCAATCTGACAAAACTGATAAAA gcaAAGCTGCTTCAAATAGTTATGACAGTAATGTTTCTGAAGTAGTTGATGAGAACATTCTTTAA
- the LOC132930110 gene encoding ankyrin-3-like isoform X1, whose protein sequence is MPAAENGSLHPEKDMDLAPIINGMETLPKTKQADPATSYLRAARSGNLEKVLQLLESTGVDVNTANANGLNALHLAAKDGHVDIVKCLLQRGCSVNSVTKKGNSALHIASLAGQEEIVKVLVENNASINIQSHSGFTPLYMAAQENHCSIVELLLRNGANQLLVTEDGFSPLAVSMQQGHDKVVAILLENDTKGKVRLPALHIAAKKDDTKATSLLLQNDHNPDVTSKSGFTPLHIAAHYGNNNVASMLVQKGADVNFTAKHNITPLHVAAKWGKLNMVDLLIQLGANIEAKTRDGLTPLHCAARSGHDHVIERLLQTNTPRTLKTKNGLAPLHMAAQGDHVDAAKVLLTYKVPVDDVTVDYLTSLHVAAHCGHVKVAKTLLDHHADPDARALNGFTPLHIACKKNRIKVVELLLKHGASIEATTESGLTPLHVASFMGCMNIALVLVSHGAYPDASTVRGESPLHLAARANQSDLVRVLVRSGATVDSKARHGQTPLHVACRLGHTQIVTLLLQHGASVDTTTTDLYTPLHIAAKEGHDEVATALLESGSSLVLTTKKGFTPLHLAAKYGNITVASMLLEKGAPVNSQGRNGVTPLHVASHYNHQDTVFLLLDNGASPHMAAKNGYTPLHIAAKKNQLDVATTLLMNKSDANAESKAGFSPLHLSAQEGHEQMSELLLEHKSEINLQSKNGLTPLHLCAQEDKVNVASLLVDNNANINATTKTGFTPLHVASHYGQLNMVRFLLDKGAEVDVQTSSGYTALHQAAQQGHTVVITLLLQSKASPNIQNTQGQTPLNIAHRLGYISVVETLKVVSETTITTTTTSTIEEKYKVIAPESMQETFMSDSEDEGGGDDVLSVIMNDYGKPAHAQHIYLPYYQGRNVLHEDPMLNDQHQYRYMTVDDMKSLGDDSLKIDVTRDEKTDLVNDSAIANEYVSNTHYVSPQYSPNPSGVSLLSDNIDICRSPVNIGLDRLERSLAMLGPRGNTTGMWRESFLVSFLVDARGGAMRGCRQSGVRVIIPPRKAPSPMRVTCRYLRRDKMVNPPPLMEGEALASRILELGPAGAKFLGPVIIEVPHFASLRGRERELVVLRSENGTTWKEHSLEANEEAVQEVLNDSFEGEELRQIEDLRTSRIERILTLDFPQYFAIVSRLRQEIHPVGPEGGVMSSTVVPQVQALFPANALTKRIKVGLQAQPIPVELVAKLFGNRVAVSPVVTIEPRRRKFHKAITLTIPLPQATTKGMINQYSGDAPTLRLLCSMSGGQSKAQWDDVTGGTPLTFVKDCVTFTTTLSARFWLIDCRNVSQVKNIATQLFIEANYVPFMAKFVVFAKRTDVMEARLRVFCMTDDKEEKTLENQEHFVEVAKSRDVEVLQNKNVFVEFAGNLLPIFKTGEQLELNFTAFRENRLPFTVRIRDLEDTNVARILFMREPKVNRGDPAQTPLCVLNVTIPEDIVNVTTKSESDLLSLDRSYNFYDNGFEQVDTIRRADIRLSDISNMLGDNWPSLAAELGILQSDISIIQSEYPGNTQRQAMVMLKLWLQTFGQQATGNSLEKALRTINREDIVNLCIHNIEIVTDDMEKAVAKVQLDQSGFDSLKEELGPSRDGSLGRKTSLSNHKKVKQVESNNISQPINVDEELISALNKQMVVDKIVDKPKILDDKYAAEVKEYDSKTSNGVSFKVNTPPPSPTEQSDKTDKSKAASNSYDSNVSEVVDENIL, encoded by the exons GCGGATCCTGCTACTTCATATTTAAGAGCTGCAAGATCAGGAAATTTAGAAAAAGTTTTACAATTACTTGAAAGTACTGGTGTTGACGTAAATACTGCAAATgct AATGGACTCAATGCACTCCATTTAGCTGCAAAAGATGGTCATGTAGatatagtaaaatgtttattacaaaGAGGATGTTCCGTAAATTCAGTAACCAAAAAAGGAAATTCTGCACTTCATATTGCATCATTAG ctgGCCAAGAAGAAATTGTTAAAGTGTTAGTAGAAAATAATGcatctataaatatacaatcgCATAGTGGTTTCACACCACTTTATATGGCTGCACAAGAAAATCATTGTAGCATTGTTGAATTACTTTTGCGAAATGGTGCTAATCAACTTTTAGTAACTGag gatggATTTTCACCATTAGCAGTATCTATGCAACAAGGCCATGATAAAGTTGTTgctatattattagaaaatgatACTAAAGGCAAAGTAAGATTACCTGCACTTCATATAGCGGCTAAGAAGGATGATACTAAGGCCACTAGCTTATTACTACAG AATGATCATAATCCTGATGTCACTTCTAAAAGTGGCTTTACTCCATTACACATAGCAGCACACTATGGTAATAACAATGTTGCTTCTATGCTGGTTCAAAAAGGGGCAGATGTAAATTTTACTGCTAAA cataatataacaCCATTACATGTAGCTGCTAAATGGGGAAAATTAAATATGGTTGATTTGCTAATACAATTGGGTGCTAATATTGAAGCTAAGACTCGAGATGGACTTACTCCTTTACATTGTGCAGCAAGGTCTGGACATGATCATGTTATTGAACGTTTATTACAAACTAACACTCCtagaacattaaaaacaaag aatggtTTAGCCCCTTTACACATGGCAGCTCAAGGCGATCATGTGGATGCGGCTAAAGTACTTTTAACTTACAAAGTCCCTGTGGATGATGTCACTGTTGATTATCTAACCAGTTTACATGTAGCAGCTCATTGTGGGCATGTAAAAGTGGCAAAAACACTGTTAGATCATCACGCTGATCCAGATGCTAGAGCATTAAATGGTTTTACGCCACTTCATATAGCTTGCAAAAAGAATAGAATTAAAGTCGTTGAACTTTTGCTAAAACATGGAGCATCTATTGAAGCAACAACAGaa tctgGCTTAACACCATTACATGTTGCCAGTTTTATGGGCTGTATGAATATTGCCCTTGTTTTAGTCAGTCATGGTGCTTACCCAGATGCTAGTACAGTTCGTGGAGAAAGTCCTTTGCATTTGGCTGCTAGAGCTAATCAGTCTGATCTTGTGAGAGTCTTGGTACGTTCTGGAGCAACAGTGGATTCTAAAGCAAGACATGGCCAAACACCACTTCATGTTGCATGTAGACTTGGCCATACTCAGATTGTTACATTACTCCTTCAACATGGTGCTTCAGTAGACACTACAACTACCGATTTGTACACACCTTTACATATAGCAGCTAAAGAAGGACATGATGAAGTGGCAACTGCTTTATTAGAAAGTGGAAGTTCTTTAGTGTTGACTACTAAAAAAGGGTTTACACCTCTTCATTTAGCTGCTAAATATGGGAACATTACAGTGGCTAGTATGCTTTTAGAAAAAGGGGCCCCAGTTAATTCTCAAGGCaga aaTGGCGTTACACCGTTACATGTGGCTAGTCACTATAACCACCAAGATACAGTATTCTTACTTCTTGATAATGGAGCATCGCCACACATGGCAGCTAAAAATGGTTACACACCGTTGCATATAGCTGCTAAGAAGAATCAG TTGGATGTTGCTACTACACTGTTGATGAACAAGTCAGATGCGAATGCTGAGTCTAAAGCTGGGTTTAGTCCGTTACACCTCAGTGCACAGGAAGGTCATGAGCAAATGTCTGAACTGTTATTGGAACACAAGTCTGAAATCAACCTACAGTCAAAG AATGGTTTGACACCTTTACATCTTTGTGCTCAAGAAGATAAAGTTAATGTTGCAAGTTTATTAGTTGATAATAATGCAAATATTAATGCAACAACTAAA ACTGGATTTACACCTTTACATGTAGCTAGTCATTACGGTCAACTCAACATGGTTAGATTTCTTTTAGATAAAGGTGCAGAGGTAGATGTTCAAACATCATCTGGTTATACAGCTCTTCACCAGGCTGCTCAACAAGGCCATACAGTTGTCATTACACTATTACTTCAGAGCAAAGCATCTCCAAATATTCAAAACACG CAAGGACAAACACCATTAAACATAGCTCACAGATTAGGATATATCAGTGTTGTAGAAACATTAAAAGTAGTTTCTGAAACAACTATAACCACTACAACCACTAGCACTATTGAAGAAAAATACAAGGTTATAGCTCCTGAATCAATGCAAGAAACATTTATGTCCGATTCTGAAGATGAAGGAG GTGGTGATGATGTCTTGTCGGTGATCATGAACGATTACGGCAAGCCGGCACATGCGCAACATATTTATCTTCCATACTATCAAGGTCGAAACGTACTAC atGAAGATCCGATGTTGAATGATCAACACCAATATCGCTATATGACGGTGGATGATATGAAATCATTAGGAgatgattcattaaaaatagatgTTACAAGAGATGAAAAAACAGATTTAGTTAATGATTCAGCCA TTGCCAACGAGTATGTAAGTAATACACATTATGTTTCACCCCAGTATTCACCCAACCCCTCTGGAGTTTCTTTACTATCTGACAACATTGACATCTGCCGTTCGCCTGTAAATATTGG GTTGGATAGACTTGAAAGATCGTTGGCAATGCTCGGGCCTCGTGGAAATACTACTGGAATGTGGCGCGAAAG tttctTAGTTAGTTTTTTGGTGGATGCCCGCGGAGGAGCAATGCGAGGATGCAGACAATCCGGTGTTAGAGTGATTATTCCACCACGAAAGGCTCCAAGTCCTATGCGAGTTACATGTCGATATTTGCGGAGAGACAAAATGGTCAACCCACCACCCTTGATGGAAGGAGAAGCATTAGCCAGTAGAATACTCGAACTTGGTCCAGCTGGAGCCAAATTTTTGGg acCTGTTATCATTGAAGTACCTCATTTTGCGTCATTGCGAGGAAGAGAAAGAGAGCTAGTGGTATTAAGATCAGAAAATGGTACGACATGGAAGGAACATAGTTTGGAAGCTAACGAAGAAGCTGTGCAAGAAGTACTCAATGATAGCTTTGAAGGAGAAGAACTCAGACAGATTGAAGACCTTAGAACTAGTCGCATTGAACGAATATTGACATTAGATTTTCCTCAATATTTTGCTATTGTTTCAAGATTACGTCAAGAAATACATCCTGTTGGTCCGGAAGGTGGAGTTATGTCTTCTACCGTTGTACCACAGGTGCAAGCATTATTTCCAGCCAATGCATTAACAAAACGTATAAAAGTTGGCTTACAA gCTCAACCTATTCCTGTTGAATTGGTAGCGAAATTATTTGGCAACCGTGTCGCAGTGTCTCCTGTTGTAACCATCGAACCTCGCAGAAGAAAGTTTCATAAAGCTATTACTCTGACTATTCCTCTGCCACAAGCAACTACTAAAGGAATGATAAACCAATATTCAGGCGATGCTCCTACATTGCGATTGCTTTGCAGTATGTCAG GTGGTCAGTCTAAAGCCCAGTGGGATGATGTTACTGGAGGAACACCATTGACTTTTGTCAAGGACTGCGTAACTTTTACGACTACTTTATCTGCAAGGTTTTGGCTGATAGACTGTAGAAACGTTAGTCAAGTCAAAAACATTGCAACACAACTTTTTATTGAAGCTAATTATGTTCCATTCATggcaaa GTTTGTAGTGTTTGCTAAAAGAACAGATGTTATGGAAGCACGTCTTAGAGTATTTTGCATGACAGACGATAAAGAAGAAAAAACATTAGAAAATCAAGAGCACTTTGTTGAAGTAGCCAAAAGCAGAGATGTTGAAGTgctacaaaacaaaaatgtatttgtggAGTTTGCTggtaatttattacctatatttaaaactgGCGAACAACTAGAATTAAATTTCACTGCTTTCCGTGAAAATCGTCTACCATTTACTGTTCGCATACGGGACCTGGAGGATACTAATGTCGCACGAATTCTGTTTATGCGTGAGCCCAAAGTAAATCGAGGTGATCCCGCACAAACACCTTTATGTGTATTGAACGTGACCATTCCTGAAGATATTGTTAATGTAACAACCAAATCTGAATCAGATCTATTAAGCCTTGATCGaagttacaatttttatgataatggtTTTG AACAAGTTGATACAATACGTAGAGCTGATATTCGTTTGTCAGATATTTCAAACATGCTGGGTGATAATTGGCCGTCTTTAGCAGCTGAACTAGGGATTCTTCAATCAGACATCAGTATTATCCAATCAGAATACCCAGGTAACACCCAACGACAGGCTATGGTCATGCTTAAGTTGTGGTTACAAACATTTGGACAACAAGCAACTGGGAATTCGCTAGAAAAGGCATTGCGAACAATCAATCGTGAAGATATAGTGAATTTGTGTATACACAATATTGAGATTGTAACTGATGATATGGAAAAAGCAGTAGCAAAAGTACAATTAGATCAGTCTGGATTTGATTCTCTAAAAGAGGAATTAGGACCATCCAGAGATGGATCTCTTGGTCGAAAAACTTCTCTTTCTAATCATAag AAAGTCAAACAAGtagaatcaaataatattagtcAACCCATAAATGTTGATGAGGAGTTAATAAGTGCTCTAAACAAACAGATGGTAGTTGATAAGATTGTGGATAAACCCAAAATACTAG ATGATAAGTATGCTGCGGAAGTTAAAGAATATGATTCAAAGACATCTAATGGTGTATCATTCAAAGTAAACACACCTCCACCAAGCCCAACTGAGCAATCTGACAAAACTGATAAAA gcaAAGCTGCTTCAAATAGTTATGACAGTAATGTTTCTGAAGTAGTTGATGAGAACATTCTTTAA